CTTCCGGCGCAGATCGCCGATGCGCAGCGTGACCTTCTCGGCGTCGAAGTGCTCGGCGAGCGGGATGGAGTACTTGCGGCTGGTGCCGCACACCTCCTTCCACGCCTGGGGCGCGATCTCGCGGTTGGCCGCGAGGTACGCGAGCAGCCGGGCCCTGAGCGTCGCGATCGCCTCGGCGTCGGCGTAGTAGTCGGGCTTGACCTTGACGATCAGGCGCGCGCCGACGAGGCGATCGAGCGCGGGCTTGAGCTGGGCCTCGGTCTGGCGCAGCGTCTCGGCGATGTCCTTGGGGCGCGGCGCCTCGAGCCCCCAGCCGCGGAAGCGCGCGTGCAAGGCGTCGTCGGCGGGCGTCAGCCGCGGGCGCGGCGCGCTGGCGCGGCGGACCAGCTCGGCGTCGACCTCGATCACCCCGCGCCGCACCAGCTCGGCGATCACCAGCTCGAAGCCGCGCACGCTCAGCGCCGCGGGCAGGCGCTGGCGCAGCTCCTCGCGCGGCACCGCGCCGTCGGGCGCGGCCGCGAGCCGCGCGCTGATCGCGCGCTCGAGCGCCGCGACCGTCTCGACGTGGAGCAGGTCGTCGCCGGCGCCGAGCACGTCGCCGCGCGCGACCAGCTCGGCGAGCGTGGTCGCCAGCTCGGGCCCGGCCAGGCCGAGGCGCTGGCCCAGGGTCGCGCGGTCGGGCACCGCGGCGGCGAGCGCGCGCAGCTCGAGCGCGACCCGGTCGGCGGCGCGGGCGTCCGCGAACCGCGCGACCACCGCGGCGTGCTCGGCGGCCCGGGCCGCGGTCGAGCGCAGCTTGGGTGCGTGGACCCGCACGATCGTGCCGCCGGCCAGCGTCGTGCCGTGGTTGGCCAGCGGCGTGAAGCCGCGCACGAGGAAGTGATCGCCGGGCAGCGCCACCAGCGGCGTCGTGCGATCGATCCGCAGCTGCGCCACGCCCTCGCCGCCGGGCGGCAGCGGCGCGCCGGCCAGCACCAGCGTCGCCTGCACCTGCGCGGCGCCGTGATGGACCAGCACCTTGCTGCGCACCGGCAGCGGCGCGGTCGCGGCCGCGACGTGGCGCACGGTCACGTCGAGCAGGTGGCTCGGGGCCAGCGCGCCGACGTGCCCGACGACGTCGCCGCGGGCCAGATCGTCGGTCGCGACGCCGTGGAGGTTGAGCGCGCAGCGCTGGCCCGCGGTCGCGCGCTCGACCGCGACGCCGTGGACGTGCAGGCCGCGCACGCGCGTCGCGAGGCCGCGCGGGTAGACCGCGACCTCGTCGCCCAGCGCGACCTGGCCGCTGGCGATCGTGCCGGTCACGACCGTGCCGAACCCGCGCAGCGTGAACACCCGGTCGATCGGCACGCGCAGCAGGCCCGTCGTCGGCCGCGGCGGCAGGCTCGCCAGCGCGTGCTCGATCGCCGCGATCAGCGCCGGCAGCCCCGCGCCCGTGCGCGCCGACACCGGCAGCCGCGGCGCGTCGGCCAGGAAGGTCCCGGCGAACGCGGCGGCCAGCTCGTCGTCGAGCATCGCCAGCCAGTCGTCGTCGACCAGATCGCGCTTGGTGATCGCCACCAGGCCGCGGCGCACGCCCAGCAGCTGGCACACGTCGAGGTGCTCGCGGGTCTGGGGCATGACGCCCTCGTCGGCGGCGATCACCAGCACGACCAGATCCAGGCCGGTGGCGCCGGCCACCATCGCGCGGATGAAGCGCTCGTGGCCGGGCACGTCGACCACCGCGACCCGGGCGCCGCTGGGCAGGTCGAGGTGGGCGAAGCCGAGCTCGGTGGTGATGCCGCGCGCCTTCTCGACCGCGAGCCGGTCGGTGTCGATGCCGGTCAGCGCGTGCACCAGCGCGGTCTTGCCGTGATCGATGTGGCCGGCGGTGCCGACGACGAACGGCAGCGCGGTCACGACGCCGGCTCCCCGCGAACGACGCGGCCGGCGGCGCCGCCGACGAACGGCCGCGCGGTCACGCGCGGTCACGAGGCCGGACGATCGCGCAGCTCGCGCTTGAGCACCTTGCCGGTGGGGTTGCGCGGCAGCTCGTCGAGGAACACCACCTGCCGCGGCCGCTTGAAGTCGGCGAGCTCGCGCCGACAGTAGTCGGCGACCTCGTCGGCGGTGATCGCGTGGCCCGCGCGGACGACCACGTACGCGCGCAGGGTCTCGCCCCACTCGGGGTCGGGCACGCCCACGACCGCGACGTCGAGGATCGCCGGGTGGGTGTGCAGGTGGTCCTCGATCTCGCGCGGGTAGATGTTCACGCCGCCCGAGATCACCATGTCGTGCTTGCGCGACTCCATGTAGTAGAAGCCGTCGCCGTCGATCCGGGCCAGGTCGCCGACCGAGAAGAACCCGTCCCGGATCGAGCGGTCGGTGGCGTCGCGGTTCTTGTGGTAGCCGCCGATCAGCATCGAGTTGCGCACGTAGACCTCGCCGATCGCGCCGGGGCCGACCGGCGCGCCGCCGTCGTCGAGCAGGCGCACCTCGTTGCCGCGCAGCGCCCGGCCGACGGTGCCGGGCCGCGCGGTGTGCTCGCCGGGCCCCGCCAGCGTCACCAGCCCGGTCTCGGTCGAGCCGTAGAAGTTCCACAGGATCGGCCCGAACCGCGCCTCGAACCGGCGCGCGGTGTCGGTCGCCAGCGGCGCCGCGCCGCTCATCACCCAGCGCAGGGACGACGTGTCGTAGCGTCGGTGGACCTCGGGCGGCAGGCTGTTGAGCCGCACCAGCATGGTCGGCACCATCAACGTCGAGGTGATGCGCTCGCGCTCGATCAGCGCCAGGCACTGCTCGGGCTCGAAGTGGTTCATCAGCACCGTCGACGCGCCCAGCGACATCGTGATCGCGACGAACGCCGGCGCCGCCGAGTGGTAGAGCGGACACACGACCAGGTGGCGATCGCCGTGGGTCATCCCGACCTGGCCGATCATGTCGGCGACCGCGTCGAAGCCGGTCTGCTTCCAGCTCCGGGACGCGCCCTTGGGCTTGCCGGTCGTGCCCGACGTGTAGACGATCACGCCGCCGCCGTCGCCGCCGCGCGCCACGGGCGGCCGATCGCCGGGCTGGGCCGCGGTGGCCTCGTCCCAGCGCGCGCCGATCACCGGCGCGGCGGTGGCGCCGGCGACGATCACCTCGCACCGCGCGTCGGCCTGGCGCATCGCCTCGGCGAAGGTCTCGACGTAGGGCGCGCCGACGATCGCCACGGCCGGCTCGGAGTTGCCGAGGATGTACGCGACCTCGGCCGGCTTCGAGCGGTAGCCGATCTGCACGACCACCGCGCCGACCCGGGCCAGGGCCTGCTGCGCGATCAGGTAGTCGGCGCCGTTGCCGAGCATGCACGCGACCGGGGCCGCGGCGCCGCCGCGCGCGACGACCGCGTGGGCGAGGCGGTTGACGGCCTCGTCGAACGTGCGCCAGGTGTAGCGGCGGTCGCCGTCGACGACGCACTCCTTGTCGGGGTGCATGCGCGCGTGCAGCATCGTCGCGAGGTGCGGGCCGGGGCGGGTCAGGCGGGCGGCGGCGACGAAGCCGGGCAGCGCCGCCGGCCGCAGGGCCCGCACGATCCCGGTCTTGCGGAGCACGTCGAGGGCGAAGCGGGCGTCGGACGCGCGCGCGCGGAGGCGTTCGAGGAGGGGGGCCACCGCGGCAGCGTACTACCGACCGCGCGCGACCAGGAAGCGGCGGACCTCTTCGGCCTGGGCCGGGTTGCTGGGCGCGCGCGCCAGGTAGGCCTCCCACGCCCGGATCGTCGCGCCGTCGTTGCGCAGCACCTGCTGGACCGTGCCGAGCAGCCACAGCGCGTCGGTCAGCCACGGCACGGTCGTGCCGTGATCGCGCTCGTCCTTGGTGGCCAGCGCGGTCGCGCGGTCGAGCGCGCTCGCGGCCGGCCCGGCGCGGTTGGCCTCGTAGTAGAGCGTGCCGAGCTGGTAGTACGCGTCGGCGCGGGGGCGGGCGTTGACCGCGCGCGACAGCCACTCGATCGCGCGGCCGCGCTCCTCGAGCTGGACGTAGGCCATGCCGATGCCGTAGGGCAGATCGGGGTTGGTCGGGTCGAGCTTGAGCGCGGCCTCGTAGGCGGTCAGCGCCTTGTCGAACTCGCCGCGGGCCAGGCGGATGCGTCCGGCGCCGGCCCAGGCGTTGACGATGCTCGGGTCGAGCCTGGTCGCCTGGTCGTACGCGCGCAGCGCCTCGTCGCGGATCGCCGTGTCGCCGGTCTGCCCCGAGAACGCCTCGCTGACCCGGCCGAGCCCGTCGAGGAACTGCGCGTCCGCGGACCGGGACGTCGCCTCCTGCATCAGCCGCCGCGCCTCGCTGTAGCGGCCATCGACGAGCAGGCCCTCGGCCTTGAGGAACTGGCCGGTGGGGTGATCGGGCGTGACCGCGAGCAGCGCGTCGCCGAGGCCGCGCGCGGTCGTGATGTCGCCCGTGCGCGCGAAGAAGCGCCCGGCGCGCACCTGGGTCTCGACCGTCACGTCCTTGAGCGCGAGCAGCTTCTTGTAGAGCTCGGCGGCGTCGGCGTCGCGGTGCGCGGCCTCGAAGCCGCGGGCCAGCTCGACGCCCAGGTCGATGCGCGTCGGATCGAGCTCGAACGCCTTGACCAGCGTCGCGACCGCCTCGTCCTGCTTGCCCTGGCGGCGCAGCGCCTCGGCCAGCTGGAAGTGGGCCTCGACCTCGGCCGGCCGCTTCTCGATCGCGCTGCGCAGCCAGCGCTCGGCCTGGGCCGGCCCGCCCGCGTTCAGGTAGGCCACGCCGAGCGTGATCGCCAGCGCCGGATCCTGCTCGGCGGCGGCGGCGACCTGCGCCAGCTTGGCCTCGGCCTTGGCCCGCAGCTCGGCGGCGCGCTCCGGGGTCGCGGCCGCCGTCGCCATGCGCCCCAGCATCGTCGCGGCGGCGATCGTCGGGCCGACGTCGCTGTTGCCGACCGCGGCGGCGGCGCGCTCGTAGGCGGCCAGGGCCGCGTCGGGGTTCTTCTCGGCCTCGAGCCGGAGGCCGTCGATCATGTCGAGCCGGCCGAGCTGCGCCGGCGCGGTGATCGGCGGCGTGCGGCCGCGCAGCGCCGCCAGCCGGGTCGCGGCCTCGGCGATGTTGTCGCGCCGGAGATCGATCTCGGCGGCGGTCAGGTTGGCGTCGACGTCGTCGGGCGCGAGCGCGAGCGCCTTGGCGGCGGCGTCGGCGGCCTCGGCCAGCTTGCCGTCGGCCAGCTCGGTCGCCGCGAGCGACGCCAGCGCGCCGCGATCGTTGGGCAGGATCGCCAGCGCCTTGCGGTACCGATCGCGCGCGGCGTCGAGGCGACCGCCGCGGCGGGCCTCGTCACCGGCGCCGGTCCACGCGCGCACGACCGCGCGCGGATCGGCCTGCTCGATGTCCTTGCGCTGCAGGATCGCCAGGAGCGAGGCCTCGCGCTTGCCGAGATCGGTCACGGGCGCGGTCACGACCTCGCCGACCAGCGCGCCGACGTGCTCGGGATCGAGCTCGATGACCTTGAGGTAGCTGGCGTGCGCGGCGGCGAGGTCGCCGGCGGCGGCCTGGGCCTGGGCCAGGCCGTAGGTCGCGGCCACGGGGCGGGCGGCGACGGCGGCGGTGAACGCGGTCGTCGCGGCGGCCCAGTCCTGCGCGGCGCTCTGCGCCCAGCCGAGGTAGAGCTGCGCGTCGGCGTCGCCGCGCGCCGCCAGGGGCGTCAGCGCCTTGATCGCGGCCGCGGGATCGCCGTCGATCGTGTCGCGCAGCGCGCCGGCCTTGTCGATCGCCGGGTGGTGCGCGCCGCTGGTCGCGGCGGTGTCGAGGAACCGACGGCCGGAGGTCGTGCGGGCCTCGACCTCGGTGCCCTCGTCGAGGTACGCCGCCAGCGCGCCCTGCGCGGCGATGCCGAGCGCCTCGGCGTGCTGCTTGTTGAGCGCGAGCACGTCCCCAGCGGCGCGCGTGGCGCGGCGCCAGTGGTTGGGCTCGTTGCCGACCAGCGCCTTGCGCGCGTTCCCCAGGCCGCGATCGATGTCGGCGGCGCGGGTCTTCTGCGCGTCCCAGCGTCGGTACATGACGAAGCCGCCGGCCCCGACCGCGGCCAGGCCCAGCGCCGCGGCCAGGACGATCTTGGTCGCCCGCGGCGACAGCTTGGGCTTGTCGCTGATCTTGTCGGCGGTGGCCGCGCGCTGCTTCGCGACCGGTGCGCCCTCGCGCCGCGGCACCGTCGCCAGGTCGAGGTCGCCGGCCGGCGCCGAGCCGCCGAGGCGGACGTCGCCACCGCGCTCGCCGCCCCCGCCGCCCTTGAACGACACGACGCTGCCAGCGCGCCCGGCGTTGGTCGGCATCGCCGGCAGATCGAGCCCGAGCGGATCGCCGTCGCCGAGCTCGAGCGCGGGCGGCGGCTCCGACGGCGCGTGGGACCGCGGCGCGACCGTGCGCGCGCTGGCGTTGGCGGGCTCGAGCTCGATCAGCCCGCTGTTGCCGAGCGAGATCGGCAGATCGATGCCCTCGATCGGGCCGGCTGATCCCACGTGCGCGGGCGCGGTCGGCGCCGGGAAGCGGTCGACGCGCGGCACGCTCGGCGGCGGCAGGTCGTCGAACAGGCCGATCGCCGGCTGCGACGCGCCCGCCTGGGGCAGGTCGTCGAAGAAGCCCTTGGGCGCGGGCAGCTCAGGGCCCTTGGCGTGGGCGGGGCCAGGCAGGTCGTCGAAGAAGCCCTTGGGGGCGGGCAGCCCGGGGCCCTTGGTCTGGGCGGGGCCGGGCAAGCCGTCGAAGAAGCCCTTGGGCGCGGGCAGGTCGCTCGCTCCCTTGGTCTGGGCGGGGCCGGGCAGGTCGTCGAAGAAGCCCTTGGGCGCGGGCAGGTCGCTCGCTCCCTTGGTCTGGGCGGGGCCGGGCAGGTCGTCGAAGAAGCCCTTGGGCGCGGGCAGGTCGCTCGCCCCCTTGGTCTGCGCGGGGCCGGGCAGGTCGTCGAAGAAGCCCTTGGGCGCGGGCAGGTCGCTCGCTCCCTTGGTCTGGGCGGGGCCGGGCAGGTCGTCGAAGAAGCCCTTGGGCGCGGGCAGCGGCACCGACGACGAGGCGCCCGGCCTGGCCGGTGGCACCGTCGGGGGCATCCCGGCGACCGTGCTCTTGGGCGTCGGCATCGCCGGCGGCGTCGCCGGGCGCTTGGGCGCGGGCAGGTCGCCGAGCGATGGGCCCTTGGGCACGGGCAGATCGTCGAACAGGTCGTTGCCGCTCTTGGCCTTGGGTGTCGGTAGATCGGTGATGTCGCCGGGGCGCTTGGGCGCAGGGAGGTCGGCGATCGGCGGCGGGCCCTTGGGTGCGGGCAGATCAGCGATCGCGGGCGGGCCCTTGGGCGCGGGCAGATCGGCGATCGGGAACCTGGGCGCGGGCAGGTCGGTGTGCGGCCCCAGCGCGGTCGTGGTCGGTCGCGGCGGCTCGGCCGGCGCGCCGCGCGGTGACGGGCCCACCGGCGCGACGAGATCGACGCCATCGAGGGTGAACGGCTCGGGCTCGCGCGGTCGCGGCGCGGCCTTG
The genomic region above belongs to Myxococcales bacterium and contains:
- a CDS encoding AMP-binding protein, translated to MAPLLERLRARASDARFALDVLRKTGIVRALRPAALPGFVAAARLTRPGPHLATMLHARMHPDKECVVDGDRRYTWRTFDEAVNRLAHAVVARGGAAAPVACMLGNGADYLIAQQALARVGAVVVQIGYRSKPAEVAYILGNSEPAVAIVGAPYVETFAEAMRQADARCEVIVAGATAAPVIGARWDEATAAQPGDRPPVARGGDGGGVIVYTSGTTGKPKGASRSWKQTGFDAVADMIGQVGMTHGDRHLVVCPLYHSAAPAFVAITMSLGASTVLMNHFEPEQCLALIERERITSTLMVPTMLVRLNSLPPEVHRRYDTSSLRWVMSGAAPLATDTARRFEARFGPILWNFYGSTETGLVTLAGPGEHTARPGTVGRALRGNEVRLLDDGGAPVGPGAIGEVYVRNSMLIGGYHKNRDATDRSIRDGFFSVGDLARIDGDGFYYMESRKHDMVISGGVNIYPREIEDHLHTHPAILDVAVVGVPDPEWGETLRAYVVVRAGHAITADEVADYCRRELADFKRPRQVVFLDELPRNPTGKVLKRELRDRPAS
- a CDS encoding tetratricopeptide repeat protein, coding for MKEVACAVCGAMYRFPAADIPPAGKTVTCAKCKARIVVPGDVAGGPGDVIDLADLPAPRRPAATSVPGRSVESVDLPAPKGPTPSAIIDLPAPKAAPRPREPEPFTLDGVDLVAPVGPSPRGAPAEPPRPTTTALGPHTDLPAPRFPIADLPAPKGPPAIADLPAPKGPPPIADLPAPKRPGDITDLPTPKAKSGNDLFDDLPVPKGPSLGDLPAPKRPATPPAMPTPKSTVAGMPPTVPPARPGASSSVPLPAPKGFFDDLPGPAQTKGASDLPAPKGFFDDLPGPAQTKGASDLPAPKGFFDDLPGPAQTKGASDLPAPKGFFDDLPGPAQTKGASDLPAPKGFFDGLPGPAQTKGPGLPAPKGFFDDLPGPAHAKGPELPAPKGFFDDLPQAGASQPAIGLFDDLPPPSVPRVDRFPAPTAPAHVGSAGPIEGIDLPISLGNSGLIELEPANASARTVAPRSHAPSEPPPALELGDGDPLGLDLPAMPTNAGRAGSVVSFKGGGGGERGGDVRLGGSAPAGDLDLATVPRREGAPVAKQRAATADKISDKPKLSPRATKIVLAAALGLAAVGAGGFVMYRRWDAQKTRAADIDRGLGNARKALVGNEPNHWRRATRAAGDVLALNKQHAEALGIAAQGALAAYLDEGTEVEARTTSGRRFLDTAATSGAHHPAIDKAGALRDTIDGDPAAAIKALTPLAARGDADAQLYLGWAQSAAQDWAAATTAFTAAVAARPVAATYGLAQAQAAAGDLAAAHASYLKVIELDPEHVGALVGEVVTAPVTDLGKREASLLAILQRKDIEQADPRAVVRAWTGAGDEARRGGRLDAARDRYRKALAILPNDRGALASLAATELADGKLAEAADAAAKALALAPDDVDANLTAAEIDLRRDNIAEAATRLAALRGRTPPITAPAQLGRLDMIDGLRLEAEKNPDAALAAYERAAAAVGNSDVGPTIAAATMLGRMATAAATPERAAELRAKAEAKLAQVAAAAEQDPALAITLGVAYLNAGGPAQAERWLRSAIEKRPAEVEAHFQLAEALRRQGKQDEAVATLVKAFELDPTRIDLGVELARGFEAAHRDADAAELYKKLLALKDVTVETQVRAGRFFARTGDITTARGLGDALLAVTPDHPTGQFLKAEGLLVDGRYSEARRLMQEATSRSADAQFLDGLGRVSEAFSGQTGDTAIRDEALRAYDQATRLDPSIVNAWAGAGRIRLARGEFDKALTAYEAALKLDPTNPDLPYGIGMAYVQLEERGRAIEWLSRAVNARPRADAYYQLGTLYYEANRAGPAASALDRATALATKDERDHGTTVPWLTDALWLLGTVQQVLRNDGATIRAWEAYLARAPSNPAQAEEVRRFLVARGR
- the selB gene encoding selenocysteine-specific translation elongation factor, which translates into the protein MTALPFVVGTAGHIDHGKTALVHALTGIDTDRLAVEKARGITTELGFAHLDLPSGARVAVVDVPGHERFIRAMVAGATGLDLVVLVIAADEGVMPQTREHLDVCQLLGVRRGLVAITKRDLVDDDWLAMLDDELAAAFAGTFLADAPRLPVSARTGAGLPALIAAIEHALASLPPRPTTGLLRVPIDRVFTLRGFGTVVTGTIASGQVALGDEVAVYPRGLATRVRGLHVHGVAVERATAGQRCALNLHGVATDDLARGDVVGHVGALAPSHLLDVTVRHVAAATAPLPVRSKVLVHHGAAQVQATLVLAGAPLPPGGEGVAQLRIDRTTPLVALPGDHFLVRGFTPLANHGTTLAGGTIVRVHAPKLRSTAARAAEHAAVVARFADARAADRVALELRALAAAVPDRATLGQRLGLAGPELATTLAELVARGDVLGAGDDLLHVETVAALERAISARLAAAPDGAVPREELRQRLPAALSVRGFELVIAELVRRGVIEVDAELVRRASAPRPRLTPADDALHARFRGWGLEAPRPKDIAETLRQTEAQLKPALDRLVGARLIVKVKPDYYADAEAIATLRARLLAYLAANREIAPQAWKEVCGTSRKYSIPLAEHFDAEKVTLRIGDLRRKR